In one window of Skermanella rosea DNA:
- the rpsT gene encoding 30S ribosomal protein S20, with translation MANHKSAEKRIRQTERRTAVNRARVSRIRTFVKKVETAIATGDKSAAAEAFKEAQPELMRGVSKGVLHRNTVSRKLSRLSSRIKAL, from the coding sequence ATGGCCAATCACAAGTCCGCAGAAAAACGTATCCGCCAGACCGAGCGGCGCACCGCCGTGAATCGCGCGCGGGTCAGCCGCATCCGTACCTTCGTCAAGAAGGTCGAGACCGCCATCGCGACCGGCGACAAGTCCGCCGCCGCCGAGGCCTTCAAGGAAGCCCAGCCCGAGCTGATGCGCGGCGTCTCCAAGGGCGTGCTGCATCGCAACACGGTCTCGCGCAAGCTGTCGCGGCTGTCTTCCCGCATCAAGGCTCTCTGA